In Nicotiana tabacum cultivar K326 chromosome 2, ASM71507v2, whole genome shotgun sequence, the following proteins share a genomic window:
- the LOC107774559 gene encoding aconitate hydratase, cytoplasmic isoform X2, with protein sequence MASEHPFRGIFTSLPKPGGGEFGKFYSLTALNDPRIDKLPFSIRILLESAIRNCDNFQVSKDDVEKILDWENTAPKQVEIPFKPARVLLQDFTGVPAVVDLASMRDAMKELGSDPDKINPLVPVDLVIDHSVQADVVRSENALQANMDIEFQRNRERFAFLRWGATAFRNMLVVPPGSGIVHQVNLEYLGRVVFNSDGVLYPDSLVGTDSHTTMIDGLGVAGWGVGGIEAEAAMLGQPMSMVLPGVVGFRMSGKLREGVTATDLVLTVTQMLRDHGVVGKFVEFYGSGMASLSLADRATIANMSPEYGATMGFFPVDHMTLQYLKLTGRSEETITMIEEYLRANKMFVDYNEPQEERVYSSYLGLDLADVEPCVSGPKRPNDRVALNDMKADWHACLDNKHGFKGFAVPKQEQDKVATFTFHGLPAELKHGSVVIAAITSCTNTSNPSVMLGAGLVAKKACELGLEVKPWIKTSLAPGSGAVTKYLHKSGLQTYLNQQGFHLVGYGCTTCIGNSGDLDESVASAITDNDIVAAAVLSGNRNFEGRVHPQTRANYLASPPLVVAYALAGTVDIDFEKEPIGIGKDGKGVYLKDIWPSNEEIAEVVQSSVLPEMFKSTYEAITQGNPIWNQLSVPSSNLYAWDPNSTYIHQPPYFKGMSVDPPGPHGVKDAYCLLNFGDSITTDHISPAGSIHKDSPAAKYLMERGVQRKDFNSYGSRRGNDQVMARGTFANIRIINKLLNGEVSPKTIHIPTGEKLYVYDAAMRYKSAGHDTIVIAGAEYGSGSSRDWAAKGPMLLGVKAVIAKSFERIHRSNLVGMGIIPLCFKPGEDAEALGLTGHERYTIDLPQRISDIRPGQDLTVTTDSGKSFTCTLRFDTEVELAYFDHGGILPYVIRNLSK encoded by the exons ATGG CTTCAGAACATCCTTTCAGAGGAATATTTACTAGTCTTCCCAAGCCTGGAGGTGGCGAGTTTGGAAAATTCTACAGTCTTACTGCTCTAAATGATCCAAGGATTG ACAAGCTGCCTTTTTCTATAAGAATACTATTGGAATCTGCTATACGGAATTGTGACAATTTCCAAGTATCCAAGGATGATGTTGAGAAGATCCTGGACTGGGAAAATACTGCACCAAAGCAAGTTGAAATTCCATTTAAGCCTGCCCGTGTTTTGCTACAG GATTTTACTGGAGTTCCAGCTGTGGTTGATCTTGCCTCTATGCGTGATGCTATGAAGGAGCTTGGTAGTGATCCTGACAAGATTAATCCTTTG GTTCCAGTTGACCTTGTAATTGACCACTCGGTGCAAGCTGACGTGGTAAGATCAGAAAATGCTTTGCAGGCAAATATGGACATTGAATTCCAGAGAAACAGAGAGAGGTTTGCTTTTCTCAGATGGGGGGCCACTGCCTTCCGCAACATGCTTGTTGTTCCCCCTGGGTCTGGTATTGTTCACCAG GTTAATTTGGAGTACCTTGGACGAGTGGTTTTCAACTCAGATGGTGTACTTTATCCTGATAGTCTAGTTGGGACTGACTCTCACACAACAATGATCGACGGATTAGGAGTTGCAGGATGGGGAGTTGGTGGTATTGAAGCAGAGGCAGCAATGCTTGGCCag CCAATGAGCATGGTTTTGCCTGGTGTCGTGGGCTTTAGAATGTCTGGAAAATTGCGTGAAGGGGTGACAGCAACTGATTTGGTCTTAACTGTAACTCAAATGTTAAGAGACCATGGTGTTGTCGGAAAGTTCGTCGAGTTTTACG GTTCAGGAATGGCCTCACTTTCTTTGGCTGATAGGGCAACAATTGCAAATATGTCTCCCGAATACGGAGCTACCATGGGTTTTTTCCCAGTAGATCATATGACGTTACAGTACCTTAAATTAACTGGGCGTAGTGAGGAAACA ATAACAATGATTGAGGAGTATTTGCGGGCAAACAAAATGTTCGTTGACTACAACGAG CCTCAAGAGGAGAGAGTTTACTCATCTTATTTGGGATTGGATCTTGCTGATGTTGAACCCTGTGTCTCGGGACCAAAAAG GCCAAATGATCGTGTCGCTCTCAATGATATGAAAGCTGATTGGCATGCATGTCTTGATAACAAACATGGATTCAAG GGATTTGCTGTGCCCAAGCAGGAGCAAGACAAAGTTGCAACATTTACATTCCATGGACTTCCTGCTGAACTTAAGCATGGTAGTGTCGTTATAGCTGCTATAACGAGCTGCACAAATACATCTAATCCAAGTGTAATGCTTGGAGCTGGTCTTGTTGCAAAAAAGGCCTGCGAATTAGGTTTGGAG GTTAAACCATGGATAAAAACAAGTCTGGCTCCAGGTTCAGGGGCTGTTACAAAATACCTCCATAAGAG TGGCCTACAAACGTACCTGAACCAGCAGGGCTTCCATCTTGTTGGCTATGGTTGCACAACATGTATTGGTAATTCTGGAGATCTCGATGAATCAGTTGCTTCTGCCATCACTGATAATG ATATTGTAGCTGCAGCTGTGCTTTCTGGAAATCGGAACTTTGAAGGCCGTGTTCACCCCCAAACAAGAGCTAATTATCTTGCTTCGCCACCGCTGGTTGTTGCATATGCACTTGCAGGAACG GTGGACATTGACTTCGAGAAGGAGCCTATAGGAATTGGAAAAGACGGAAAAGGTGTATACCTTAAGGACATATGGCCTAGTAATGAAGAAATTGCGGAG GTTGTTCAATCAAGTGTGCTCCCCGAGATGTTCAAGAGCACTTACGAAGCTATTACTCAGGGAAATCCTATCTGGAATCAACTCTCTGTCCCGTCGTCCAATCTCTATGCATGGGATCCAAATTCAACCTATATTCATCAACCCCCATATTTCAAGGGCATGAGTGTGGACCCTCCCGGCCCTCATGGGGTGAAGGATGCCTACTGCTTATTGAACTTTGGTGATAGTATAACCACTGATCATATCTCTCCAGCAGGTAGCATTCATAAGGACAGTCCTGCTGCAAAGTATCTTATGGAGCGTGGAGTTCAGCGGAAGGACTTCAATTCATATGGCAGCCGTCGTGGCAATGATCAAGTGATGGCTAGAGGTACTTTTGCTAACATTCGAATCATCAACAAGCTCTTGAATGGAGAAGTCAGTCCGAAGACGATTCACATACCGACTGGGGAGAAACTTTATGTGTATGATGCAGCAATG CGATACAAATCTGCCGGGCACGACACCATTGTTATTGCTGGAGCAGAATATGGGAGTGGAAGTTCCCGGGATTGGGCTGCCAAGGGCCCAATGCTACTA GGAGTAAAAGCAGTGATTGCAAAAAGCTTTGAGAGGATTCATCGCAGTAACCTGGTTGGAATGGGCATTATACCACTTTGTTTTAAGCCTGGTGAAGATGCAGAAGCACTAGGTTTGACTGGTCATGAGCGTTACACTATTGACCTTCCACAGAGGATTTCTGATATAAGGCCCGGACAAGATTTAACCGTGACTACTGATAGTGGAAAATCTTTCACCTGTACTCTTAGATTTGACACAGAG GTTGAGCTGGCATATTTTGACCATGGTGGCATCCTTCCTTACGTCATTCGGAACTTAAGCAAATAG
- the LOC107774561 gene encoding uncharacterized protein LOC107774561 isoform X1, producing the protein MDKAKAPEVKDSVPKLYSNPNSEAKYYSLSFQASVLAIKKRKPPSLVSLCLGVIGRHFEDIIEDLTEIAANFPSNMKMALVAIARRRRLLNDNVIVALADSSWEILDLSDSEVSDFGLLQVVGTCKHLQAVDISRCSKLTSAGVSELLQKCQSLEILRWGGCPRSENTARRCFALLKPTLEHVEGESWEELDTSEIAHGATSLRWLLWPKIEKDQLESLSDECPRIIVNPKPSPLGYRGLDVPREARLNVSLDDPIVEDIDPKTWAVCGFVPRTSPSSVSSTEELPVAEKFRLAFLERDNRLAPKRAKNARQHQRRAEKEWVMMNSRAKALALASLASKSLNIRN; encoded by the exons ATGGACAAAGCAAAAGCCCCTGAAGTTAAGGATTCTGTACCGAAACTTTACTCCAATCCTAATTCCGAAGCTAAATATTACAGCCTCTCGTTTCAGGCATCGG TATTAGCTATTAAGAAGAGAAAGCCTCCCAGCTTGGTGAGCTTGTGTCTAGGAGTTATTGGCAGACATTTTGAGGATATTATCGAAGATCTCACCGAGATAGCTGCTAATTTTCCGTCCAATATGAAG ATGGCACTTGTGGCAATTGCAAGAAGGAGAAGGCTATTGAATGACAATGTCATTGTTGCATTGGCTGATAGTTCTTGGGAAATCCTGGACTTATCTGACTCAGAGGTTTCTGATTTTGGCCTATTACAAGTGGTTGGAACATGCAAACATCTGCAAGCAGTTGATATAAG TCGCTGCAGCAAGCTCACGTCTGCTGGTGTATCAGAACTCTTGCAGAAATGCCAGTCTCTTGAAATACTGAGATGGGG AGGCTGCCCTCGGAGTGAGAACACAGCTCGCAGATGCTTTGCTTTGTTGAAACCAACACTAGAGCATGTGGAGGGAGAATCTTGGGAGGAACTTGATACCTCAGAAATAGCTCATGGTGCGACATCCCTGCGTTGGCTCTTATGG CCAAAAATTGAAAAGGACCAGCTGGAGAGTTTGTCTGACGAGTGCCCACGAATCATAGTAAATCCAAAGCCGTCACCACTGGGTTACAGGGGGCTTGATGTTCCTAGAGAAGcaagactaaatgtctcattagACGATCCCATTGTTGAAGATATTGACCCCAAAACCTGGGCAGTATGTGGATTTGTACCTAGAACATCACCATCATCAGTTTCAAGCACAGAAGAGTTACCCGTGGCGGAAAAGTTTAGACTTGCATTTCTAGAGAGAGATAATCGGCTAGCACCAAAGCGAGCAAAGAATGCAAGACAACATCAGCGACGTGCAGAAAAGGAATGGGTAATGATGAATAGTAGGGCAAAAGCACTAGCACTTGCTTCGCTGGCTAGCAAATCCCTTAACATTCGGAACTGA
- the LOC107774561 gene encoding uncharacterized protein LOC107774561 isoform X2 — translation MDKAKAPEVKDSVPKLYSNPNSEAKYYSLSFQASVLAIKKRKPPSLVSLCLGVIGRHFEDIIEDLTEIAANFPSNMKMALVAIARRRRLLNDNVIVALADSSWEILDLSDSEVSDFGLLQVVGTCKHLQAVDIRGCPRSENTARRCFALLKPTLEHVEGESWEELDTSEIAHGATSLRWLLWPKIEKDQLESLSDECPRIIVNPKPSPLGYRGLDVPREARLNVSLDDPIVEDIDPKTWAVCGFVPRTSPSSVSSTEELPVAEKFRLAFLERDNRLAPKRAKNARQHQRRAEKEWVMMNSRAKALALASLASKSLNIRN, via the exons ATGGACAAAGCAAAAGCCCCTGAAGTTAAGGATTCTGTACCGAAACTTTACTCCAATCCTAATTCCGAAGCTAAATATTACAGCCTCTCGTTTCAGGCATCGG TATTAGCTATTAAGAAGAGAAAGCCTCCCAGCTTGGTGAGCTTGTGTCTAGGAGTTATTGGCAGACATTTTGAGGATATTATCGAAGATCTCACCGAGATAGCTGCTAATTTTCCGTCCAATATGAAG ATGGCACTTGTGGCAATTGCAAGAAGGAGAAGGCTATTGAATGACAATGTCATTGTTGCATTGGCTGATAGTTCTTGGGAAATCCTGGACTTATCTGACTCAGAGGTTTCTGATTTTGGCCTATTACAAGTGGTTGGAACATGCAAACATCTGCAAGCAGTTGATATAAG AGGCTGCCCTCGGAGTGAGAACACAGCTCGCAGATGCTTTGCTTTGTTGAAACCAACACTAGAGCATGTGGAGGGAGAATCTTGGGAGGAACTTGATACCTCAGAAATAGCTCATGGTGCGACATCCCTGCGTTGGCTCTTATGG CCAAAAATTGAAAAGGACCAGCTGGAGAGTTTGTCTGACGAGTGCCCACGAATCATAGTAAATCCAAAGCCGTCACCACTGGGTTACAGGGGGCTTGATGTTCCTAGAGAAGcaagactaaatgtctcattagACGATCCCATTGTTGAAGATATTGACCCCAAAACCTGGGCAGTATGTGGATTTGTACCTAGAACATCACCATCATCAGTTTCAAGCACAGAAGAGTTACCCGTGGCGGAAAAGTTTAGACTTGCATTTCTAGAGAGAGATAATCGGCTAGCACCAAAGCGAGCAAAGAATGCAAGACAACATCAGCGACGTGCAGAAAAGGAATGGGTAATGATGAATAGTAGGGCAAAAGCACTAGCACTTGCTTCGCTGGCTAGCAAATCCCTTAACATTCGGAACTGA
- the LOC107774559 gene encoding aconitate hydratase, cytoplasmic isoform X1, protein MYLSTRSSSSSSSSAFLRPSRLRFASTLSTVPSSTSTSPVSRIFSLLSFSRHIQPAALFSVNYRSFSFSSALPSLRYSVPRWSHGVDWRSPISLRAQVRTASSDIEPLDRNIATMASEHPFRGIFTSLPKPGGGEFGKFYSLTALNDPRIDKLPFSIRILLESAIRNCDNFQVSKDDVEKILDWENTAPKQVEIPFKPARVLLQDFTGVPAVVDLASMRDAMKELGSDPDKINPLVPVDLVIDHSVQADVVRSENALQANMDIEFQRNRERFAFLRWGATAFRNMLVVPPGSGIVHQVNLEYLGRVVFNSDGVLYPDSLVGTDSHTTMIDGLGVAGWGVGGIEAEAAMLGQPMSMVLPGVVGFRMSGKLREGVTATDLVLTVTQMLRDHGVVGKFVEFYGSGMASLSLADRATIANMSPEYGATMGFFPVDHMTLQYLKLTGRSEETITMIEEYLRANKMFVDYNEPQEERVYSSYLGLDLADVEPCVSGPKRPNDRVALNDMKADWHACLDNKHGFKGFAVPKQEQDKVATFTFHGLPAELKHGSVVIAAITSCTNTSNPSVMLGAGLVAKKACELGLEVKPWIKTSLAPGSGAVTKYLHKSGLQTYLNQQGFHLVGYGCTTCIGNSGDLDESVASAITDNDIVAAAVLSGNRNFEGRVHPQTRANYLASPPLVVAYALAGTVDIDFEKEPIGIGKDGKGVYLKDIWPSNEEIAEVVQSSVLPEMFKSTYEAITQGNPIWNQLSVPSSNLYAWDPNSTYIHQPPYFKGMSVDPPGPHGVKDAYCLLNFGDSITTDHISPAGSIHKDSPAAKYLMERGVQRKDFNSYGSRRGNDQVMARGTFANIRIINKLLNGEVSPKTIHIPTGEKLYVYDAAMRYKSAGHDTIVIAGAEYGSGSSRDWAAKGPMLLGVKAVIAKSFERIHRSNLVGMGIIPLCFKPGEDAEALGLTGHERYTIDLPQRISDIRPGQDLTVTTDSGKSFTCTLRFDTEVELAYFDHGGILPYVIRNLSK, encoded by the exons ATGTATTTATCCACtcgctcttcttcttcttcatcatcatccgcCTTTCTTCGACCTTCTAGGCTTCGCTTTGCTTCCACTCTCTCAACTGTACCTTCGTCTACATCTACTTCCCCTGTTTCTAGAATCTTCTCTTTACTTTCATTTTCCCGCCATATTCAACCTGCTGCGCTGTTTTCTGTTAATTACCGATCATTCTCTTTCTCCTCTGCTCTCCCATCGCTCAGGTACTCTGTTCCTCGCTGGAGTCACGGCGTTGATTGGCGTTCTCCTATCAGTCTAAGGGCTCAGGTTAGAACCGCGAGTTCCGATATTGAACCTCTGGATCGCAACATTGCTACTATGG CTTCAGAACATCCTTTCAGAGGAATATTTACTAGTCTTCCCAAGCCTGGAGGTGGCGAGTTTGGAAAATTCTACAGTCTTACTGCTCTAAATGATCCAAGGATTG ACAAGCTGCCTTTTTCTATAAGAATACTATTGGAATCTGCTATACGGAATTGTGACAATTTCCAAGTATCCAAGGATGATGTTGAGAAGATCCTGGACTGGGAAAATACTGCACCAAAGCAAGTTGAAATTCCATTTAAGCCTGCCCGTGTTTTGCTACAG GATTTTACTGGAGTTCCAGCTGTGGTTGATCTTGCCTCTATGCGTGATGCTATGAAGGAGCTTGGTAGTGATCCTGACAAGATTAATCCTTTG GTTCCAGTTGACCTTGTAATTGACCACTCGGTGCAAGCTGACGTGGTAAGATCAGAAAATGCTTTGCAGGCAAATATGGACATTGAATTCCAGAGAAACAGAGAGAGGTTTGCTTTTCTCAGATGGGGGGCCACTGCCTTCCGCAACATGCTTGTTGTTCCCCCTGGGTCTGGTATTGTTCACCAG GTTAATTTGGAGTACCTTGGACGAGTGGTTTTCAACTCAGATGGTGTACTTTATCCTGATAGTCTAGTTGGGACTGACTCTCACACAACAATGATCGACGGATTAGGAGTTGCAGGATGGGGAGTTGGTGGTATTGAAGCAGAGGCAGCAATGCTTGGCCag CCAATGAGCATGGTTTTGCCTGGTGTCGTGGGCTTTAGAATGTCTGGAAAATTGCGTGAAGGGGTGACAGCAACTGATTTGGTCTTAACTGTAACTCAAATGTTAAGAGACCATGGTGTTGTCGGAAAGTTCGTCGAGTTTTACG GTTCAGGAATGGCCTCACTTTCTTTGGCTGATAGGGCAACAATTGCAAATATGTCTCCCGAATACGGAGCTACCATGGGTTTTTTCCCAGTAGATCATATGACGTTACAGTACCTTAAATTAACTGGGCGTAGTGAGGAAACA ATAACAATGATTGAGGAGTATTTGCGGGCAAACAAAATGTTCGTTGACTACAACGAG CCTCAAGAGGAGAGAGTTTACTCATCTTATTTGGGATTGGATCTTGCTGATGTTGAACCCTGTGTCTCGGGACCAAAAAG GCCAAATGATCGTGTCGCTCTCAATGATATGAAAGCTGATTGGCATGCATGTCTTGATAACAAACATGGATTCAAG GGATTTGCTGTGCCCAAGCAGGAGCAAGACAAAGTTGCAACATTTACATTCCATGGACTTCCTGCTGAACTTAAGCATGGTAGTGTCGTTATAGCTGCTATAACGAGCTGCACAAATACATCTAATCCAAGTGTAATGCTTGGAGCTGGTCTTGTTGCAAAAAAGGCCTGCGAATTAGGTTTGGAG GTTAAACCATGGATAAAAACAAGTCTGGCTCCAGGTTCAGGGGCTGTTACAAAATACCTCCATAAGAG TGGCCTACAAACGTACCTGAACCAGCAGGGCTTCCATCTTGTTGGCTATGGTTGCACAACATGTATTGGTAATTCTGGAGATCTCGATGAATCAGTTGCTTCTGCCATCACTGATAATG ATATTGTAGCTGCAGCTGTGCTTTCTGGAAATCGGAACTTTGAAGGCCGTGTTCACCCCCAAACAAGAGCTAATTATCTTGCTTCGCCACCGCTGGTTGTTGCATATGCACTTGCAGGAACG GTGGACATTGACTTCGAGAAGGAGCCTATAGGAATTGGAAAAGACGGAAAAGGTGTATACCTTAAGGACATATGGCCTAGTAATGAAGAAATTGCGGAG GTTGTTCAATCAAGTGTGCTCCCCGAGATGTTCAAGAGCACTTACGAAGCTATTACTCAGGGAAATCCTATCTGGAATCAACTCTCTGTCCCGTCGTCCAATCTCTATGCATGGGATCCAAATTCAACCTATATTCATCAACCCCCATATTTCAAGGGCATGAGTGTGGACCCTCCCGGCCCTCATGGGGTGAAGGATGCCTACTGCTTATTGAACTTTGGTGATAGTATAACCACTGATCATATCTCTCCAGCAGGTAGCATTCATAAGGACAGTCCTGCTGCAAAGTATCTTATGGAGCGTGGAGTTCAGCGGAAGGACTTCAATTCATATGGCAGCCGTCGTGGCAATGATCAAGTGATGGCTAGAGGTACTTTTGCTAACATTCGAATCATCAACAAGCTCTTGAATGGAGAAGTCAGTCCGAAGACGATTCACATACCGACTGGGGAGAAACTTTATGTGTATGATGCAGCAATG CGATACAAATCTGCCGGGCACGACACCATTGTTATTGCTGGAGCAGAATATGGGAGTGGAAGTTCCCGGGATTGGGCTGCCAAGGGCCCAATGCTACTA GGAGTAAAAGCAGTGATTGCAAAAAGCTTTGAGAGGATTCATCGCAGTAACCTGGTTGGAATGGGCATTATACCACTTTGTTTTAAGCCTGGTGAAGATGCAGAAGCACTAGGTTTGACTGGTCATGAGCGTTACACTATTGACCTTCCACAGAGGATTTCTGATATAAGGCCCGGACAAGATTTAACCGTGACTACTGATAGTGGAAAATCTTTCACCTGTACTCTTAGATTTGACACAGAG GTTGAGCTGGCATATTTTGACCATGGTGGCATCCTTCCTTACGTCATTCGGAACTTAAGCAAATAG
- the LOC107774559 gene encoding aconitate hydratase, cytoplasmic isoform X3, with protein MRDAMKELGSDPDKINPLVPVDLVIDHSVQADVVRSENALQANMDIEFQRNRERFAFLRWGATAFRNMLVVPPGSGIVHQVNLEYLGRVVFNSDGVLYPDSLVGTDSHTTMIDGLGVAGWGVGGIEAEAAMLGQPMSMVLPGVVGFRMSGKLREGVTATDLVLTVTQMLRDHGVVGKFVEFYGSGMASLSLADRATIANMSPEYGATMGFFPVDHMTLQYLKLTGRSEETITMIEEYLRANKMFVDYNEPQEERVYSSYLGLDLADVEPCVSGPKRPNDRVALNDMKADWHACLDNKHGFKGFAVPKQEQDKVATFTFHGLPAELKHGSVVIAAITSCTNTSNPSVMLGAGLVAKKACELGLEVKPWIKTSLAPGSGAVTKYLHKSGLQTYLNQQGFHLVGYGCTTCIGNSGDLDESVASAITDNDIVAAAVLSGNRNFEGRVHPQTRANYLASPPLVVAYALAGTVDIDFEKEPIGIGKDGKGVYLKDIWPSNEEIAEVVQSSVLPEMFKSTYEAITQGNPIWNQLSVPSSNLYAWDPNSTYIHQPPYFKGMSVDPPGPHGVKDAYCLLNFGDSITTDHISPAGSIHKDSPAAKYLMERGVQRKDFNSYGSRRGNDQVMARGTFANIRIINKLLNGEVSPKTIHIPTGEKLYVYDAAMRYKSAGHDTIVIAGAEYGSGSSRDWAAKGPMLLGVKAVIAKSFERIHRSNLVGMGIIPLCFKPGEDAEALGLTGHERYTIDLPQRISDIRPGQDLTVTTDSGKSFTCTLRFDTEVELAYFDHGGILPYVIRNLSK; from the exons ATGCGTGATGCTATGAAGGAGCTTGGTAGTGATCCTGACAAGATTAATCCTTTG GTTCCAGTTGACCTTGTAATTGACCACTCGGTGCAAGCTGACGTGGTAAGATCAGAAAATGCTTTGCAGGCAAATATGGACATTGAATTCCAGAGAAACAGAGAGAGGTTTGCTTTTCTCAGATGGGGGGCCACTGCCTTCCGCAACATGCTTGTTGTTCCCCCTGGGTCTGGTATTGTTCACCAG GTTAATTTGGAGTACCTTGGACGAGTGGTTTTCAACTCAGATGGTGTACTTTATCCTGATAGTCTAGTTGGGACTGACTCTCACACAACAATGATCGACGGATTAGGAGTTGCAGGATGGGGAGTTGGTGGTATTGAAGCAGAGGCAGCAATGCTTGGCCag CCAATGAGCATGGTTTTGCCTGGTGTCGTGGGCTTTAGAATGTCTGGAAAATTGCGTGAAGGGGTGACAGCAACTGATTTGGTCTTAACTGTAACTCAAATGTTAAGAGACCATGGTGTTGTCGGAAAGTTCGTCGAGTTTTACG GTTCAGGAATGGCCTCACTTTCTTTGGCTGATAGGGCAACAATTGCAAATATGTCTCCCGAATACGGAGCTACCATGGGTTTTTTCCCAGTAGATCATATGACGTTACAGTACCTTAAATTAACTGGGCGTAGTGAGGAAACA ATAACAATGATTGAGGAGTATTTGCGGGCAAACAAAATGTTCGTTGACTACAACGAG CCTCAAGAGGAGAGAGTTTACTCATCTTATTTGGGATTGGATCTTGCTGATGTTGAACCCTGTGTCTCGGGACCAAAAAG GCCAAATGATCGTGTCGCTCTCAATGATATGAAAGCTGATTGGCATGCATGTCTTGATAACAAACATGGATTCAAG GGATTTGCTGTGCCCAAGCAGGAGCAAGACAAAGTTGCAACATTTACATTCCATGGACTTCCTGCTGAACTTAAGCATGGTAGTGTCGTTATAGCTGCTATAACGAGCTGCACAAATACATCTAATCCAAGTGTAATGCTTGGAGCTGGTCTTGTTGCAAAAAAGGCCTGCGAATTAGGTTTGGAG GTTAAACCATGGATAAAAACAAGTCTGGCTCCAGGTTCAGGGGCTGTTACAAAATACCTCCATAAGAG TGGCCTACAAACGTACCTGAACCAGCAGGGCTTCCATCTTGTTGGCTATGGTTGCACAACATGTATTGGTAATTCTGGAGATCTCGATGAATCAGTTGCTTCTGCCATCACTGATAATG ATATTGTAGCTGCAGCTGTGCTTTCTGGAAATCGGAACTTTGAAGGCCGTGTTCACCCCCAAACAAGAGCTAATTATCTTGCTTCGCCACCGCTGGTTGTTGCATATGCACTTGCAGGAACG GTGGACATTGACTTCGAGAAGGAGCCTATAGGAATTGGAAAAGACGGAAAAGGTGTATACCTTAAGGACATATGGCCTAGTAATGAAGAAATTGCGGAG GTTGTTCAATCAAGTGTGCTCCCCGAGATGTTCAAGAGCACTTACGAAGCTATTACTCAGGGAAATCCTATCTGGAATCAACTCTCTGTCCCGTCGTCCAATCTCTATGCATGGGATCCAAATTCAACCTATATTCATCAACCCCCATATTTCAAGGGCATGAGTGTGGACCCTCCCGGCCCTCATGGGGTGAAGGATGCCTACTGCTTATTGAACTTTGGTGATAGTATAACCACTGATCATATCTCTCCAGCAGGTAGCATTCATAAGGACAGTCCTGCTGCAAAGTATCTTATGGAGCGTGGAGTTCAGCGGAAGGACTTCAATTCATATGGCAGCCGTCGTGGCAATGATCAAGTGATGGCTAGAGGTACTTTTGCTAACATTCGAATCATCAACAAGCTCTTGAATGGAGAAGTCAGTCCGAAGACGATTCACATACCGACTGGGGAGAAACTTTATGTGTATGATGCAGCAATG CGATACAAATCTGCCGGGCACGACACCATTGTTATTGCTGGAGCAGAATATGGGAGTGGAAGTTCCCGGGATTGGGCTGCCAAGGGCCCAATGCTACTA GGAGTAAAAGCAGTGATTGCAAAAAGCTTTGAGAGGATTCATCGCAGTAACCTGGTTGGAATGGGCATTATACCACTTTGTTTTAAGCCTGGTGAAGATGCAGAAGCACTAGGTTTGACTGGTCATGAGCGTTACACTATTGACCTTCCACAGAGGATTTCTGATATAAGGCCCGGACAAGATTTAACCGTGACTACTGATAGTGGAAAATCTTTCACCTGTACTCTTAGATTTGACACAGAG GTTGAGCTGGCATATTTTGACCATGGTGGCATCCTTCCTTACGTCATTCGGAACTTAAGCAAATAG